In one Bosea sp. RAC05 genomic region, the following are encoded:
- a CDS encoding chemotaxis protein CheW, whose translation MPTLREGFEIDPALAGLIRHMRAIDDYRQVFDRLQASWDTLTLLGQLSGNATEMSGTRSAFETLTASLLGHLAKETRDKAMTDLRIKAQNAIDVLVRNLFERTADIGFLAADTDIREMLEAPVSSEARAAIEARFRDYVAKYSVYSDIVLVDREGAIRARLASHPAQEARHPIVTEALTSTGAYVEHYGLVDFVADEKALVYAWRVEDAAKRPLGVLVLVFRLADEMEGIFRKLLPEHDWTVLACVSPEGEVIAGSCPIQLPAGLRLSPSALQGRDPVIRLGGRQYLAMACGTAGYQGYMGPGWLGLGLIPLEAAFDQDDGELGKSIGEDLLAAVTSRAGLFSDELRHVSRQAAAIQGDLNRSVWNGSIRQAGSTAANAAFSKILLWEISSAGRKTQAVCDASIGDLHRTVVAAIMEKCRSRAAFAIDVMDRNLYERANDCRWWALNASFARVLAAPSPEGRRLCGEILATINALYTVYSNLILFDTQGVVVAVSQPSQAHLVGQKLEAEWAARTLALRTGQHYAVSAFEPTPLYGEAATLIYTAAVQSPVGGRALGGIAIVFDSTPQFSAILADSLPTDEEGAALPGSFALLVDGDGRIISSSDPRFPVGAQSPLPIDAATLERDGDLAGIRSFEGKHMAVGAALSKGYREYKTSDGHRADVVALCAVPLGEVATDAGAKTAVGGAGRGALAAHKPADGVEAFEVATFHIGRHWLGVPARDVIEAVDIAGLKPSAKKAGDGLLAGYKLHEGQPVPVLRLARLLGIPDASSDEQQIVIVRAAGRTLGLIVDALGLIPEIAASELQPLRDLTSKTDVPALGVVATRNARGEPAGMLMLLDVDRLGARLQGEGGPALVQAAE comes from the coding sequence GCCTTCGAGACGCTGACCGCGAGCCTGCTCGGCCATCTCGCCAAGGAAACCCGCGACAAGGCGATGACCGATCTGCGCATCAAGGCGCAGAACGCCATCGACGTGCTGGTCCGCAACCTGTTCGAGCGTACGGCCGATATCGGCTTCCTCGCTGCCGACACCGACATCCGCGAGATGCTGGAGGCGCCGGTTTCGTCCGAGGCGCGCGCGGCCATCGAGGCGCGTTTCCGCGACTACGTCGCGAAGTACTCGGTCTATTCCGACATCGTGCTGGTCGACCGCGAGGGCGCGATCCGCGCCCGCCTGGCGTCCCATCCGGCGCAGGAGGCCCGCCACCCGATCGTCACGGAGGCGCTGACCTCGACCGGCGCCTATGTCGAGCATTACGGCCTCGTCGACTTCGTCGCCGACGAGAAGGCCCTGGTCTATGCCTGGCGCGTCGAGGATGCGGCCAAGCGCCCGCTCGGCGTGCTCGTCCTCGTCTTCCGGCTGGCCGACGAGATGGAGGGCATCTTCCGCAAGCTCCTGCCCGAGCATGACTGGACGGTGCTGGCCTGCGTCTCGCCCGAGGGCGAGGTGATCGCCGGCTCGTGCCCGATCCAGCTGCCGGCCGGCCTCAGGCTCTCCCCCTCCGCGCTCCAGGGGCGCGACCCGGTGATCCGCCTCGGCGGCCGGCAATATCTCGCCATGGCCTGCGGCACGGCGGGCTATCAGGGTTACATGGGGCCGGGCTGGCTCGGTCTCGGGCTGATCCCGCTCGAGGCGGCGTTCGACCAGGACGATGGCGAACTGGGCAAGAGCATCGGCGAGGATCTGCTCGCCGCGGTCACCAGCCGGGCCGGGCTGTTTTCGGACGAATTGCGCCATGTCTCGCGCCAGGCGGCGGCGATCCAGGGCGATCTCAACCGCTCGGTCTGGAACGGCTCGATCCGGCAGGCCGGCTCGACCGCCGCCAATGCCGCCTTCTCGAAGATCCTGCTCTGGGAGATCTCCAGCGCGGGCCGCAAGACGCAGGCCGTCTGCGACGCCTCGATCGGCGACCTGCACCGCACCGTCGTCGCCGCCATCATGGAGAAGTGCCGTTCGCGCGCCGCCTTCGCCATCGACGTGATGGACCGCAATCTGTACGAGCGCGCCAATGACTGCCGCTGGTGGGCGTTGAATGCGAGCTTCGCCCGGGTCCTGGCGGCGCCTTCGCCGGAGGGCCGCAGGCTCTGCGGCGAGATCCTCGCCACCATCAACGCGCTCTACACCGTCTACAGCAACCTCATCCTGTTCGACACGCAGGGCGTCGTCGTCGCCGTGTCGCAGCCGTCGCAGGCGCATCTCGTCGGGCAGAAGCTCGAGGCCGAATGGGCGGCCCGCACGCTCGCGCTGCGCACGGGGCAGCACTATGCCGTATCGGCCTTCGAGCCGACGCCGCTCTACGGCGAGGCCGCGACGCTGATCTACACCGCCGCGGTCCAGAGCCCGGTCGGGGGCAGGGCGCTCGGCGGCATCGCCATCGTCTTCGACTCGACCCCACAATTTTCGGCGATCCTCGCCGATTCGCTCCCGACCGACGAGGAAGGCGCGGCCCTGCCGGGGTCCTTCGCGCTGCTGGTGGACGGCGATGGCCGGATCATCTCCTCCAGCGATCCGCGTTTCCCCGTGGGTGCTCAAAGCCCGCTGCCGATCGATGCCGCCACGCTCGAGCGCGATGGCGATCTCGCCGGCATCCGCAGCTTCGAGGGCAAGCACATGGCGGTCGGCGCCGCGCTCTCGAAGGGCTATCGCGAATACAAGACCAGCGACGGTCACCGTGCCGACGTCGTGGCGCTCTGCGCGGTCCCGCTCGGCGAGGTCGCGACGGACGCAGGGGCGAAGACGGCGGTCGGGGGAGCAGGGCGGGGCGCGCTCGCGGCTCACAAGCCCGCCGACGGGGTCGAGGCCTTCGAGGTCGCGACCTTCCATATCGGTCGGCACTGGCTCGGCGTCCCGGCCCGCGACGTCATCGAGGCGGTCGACATCGCCGGCCTCAAGCCCTCGGCCAAGAAGGCGGGAGACGGCCTGCTCGCCGGCTACAAGCTGCATGAGGGCCAGCCGGTGCCCGTGCTGCGCCTCGCCCGGCTGCTCGGCATTCCCGATGCCTCCTCCGACGAGCAGCAGATCGTCATCGTGCGGGCGGCCGGCCGCACGCTCGGGCTCATCGTCGATGCGCTCGGCCTGATCCCCGAGATCGCGGCCTCGGAACTGCAGCCGCTGCGCGACCTGACCTCGAAGACCGACGTCCCCGCGCTCGGCGTCGTCGCGACCCGCAACGCCCGCGGCGAACCGGCGGGCATGCTGATGCTGCTCGATGTCGACCGCCTCGGTGCGCGCCTTCAGGGCGAAGGCGGACCGGCGCTGGTCCAGGCGGCGGAGTAG
- the rpmI gene encoding 50S ribosomal protein L35 codes for MPKIKTKSAAKKRFKITGTGKVMYAQAGKRHGMIKRTNKQLRNHRGTTVLFEGDAANVKKYFLPNG; via the coding sequence ATGCCCAAGATCAAGACGAAATCGGCCGCCAAGAAGCGGTTCAAGATCACCGGAACCGGCAAGGTTATGTACGCCCAGGCCGGCAAGCGTCACGGGATGATCAAGCGGACCAACAAGCAGCTCCGCAATCACCGCGGCACCACCGTCCTCTTCGAGGGCGATGCGGCCAACGTGAAGAAATATTTCCTCCCCAACGGCTGA
- the rplT gene encoding 50S ribosomal protein L20, with product MARVKRGVTSHAKHKKTLKAAKGFYGRRKNTIRAAKAAVDRSMQYAYRDRKNKKRSFRALWIQRLNASVREHGLVYSVFINGLHKAGIELDRKTLSAMAIDDAASFTAVVEAVKAALAAEPQAQAA from the coding sequence ATGGCTCGCGTGAAACGGGGCGTAACGTCCCATGCCAAGCACAAGAAGACACTCAAGGCCGCCAAGGGCTTCTATGGCCGCCGCAAGAACACGATCCGCGCCGCCAAGGCGGCCGTCGATCGCTCGATGCAGTACGCCTATCGCGACCGCAAGAACAAGAAGCGCTCGTTCCGCGCGCTCTGGATCCAGCGCCTGAACGCCTCGGTGCGTGAGCACGGCCTGGTCTATTCGGTGTTCATCAACGGCCTGCACAAGGCCGGCATCGAGCTCGACCGCAAGACCCTCTCGGCGATGGCCATCGACGACGCCGCCTCCTTCACGGCGGTGGTCGAGGCGGTCAAGGCCGCGCTCGCCGCCGAGCCGCAGGCCCAGGCCGCCTGA
- a CDS encoding TIGR00730 family Rossman fold protein: MPKADVPPRDSTAQKASPSYRLAALDPDFILGDSTRGVRFMLEYQKAEDHLRARGILSTIVVFGSARVREGEPWYEAARAFAKLASERGGALAPGDLGRDHVIATGGGPGIMEAANRGATEAGALSIGFNITLPHEQEPNAWSTPDLTFRFHYFAMRKMHLAMRAAALVVFPGGFGTLDELFEILTLVQTGKMRPVPIVLYDRAYWQALLNLEVMAQAGLIRAQDLALFAYADTPEEAYARIVEGAGDNWRPATEDGVQT; this comes from the coding sequence ATGCCCAAAGCCGACGTCCCGCCGCGCGACAGCACGGCGCAGAAGGCCTCGCCCTCCTACCGCCTGGCGGCGCTCGACCCCGACTTCATCCTCGGCGATTCGACGCGCGGCGTGCGCTTCATGCTCGAATACCAGAAGGCCGAGGACCACTTGCGCGCCCGCGGCATCCTCTCGACGATCGTCGTCTTCGGCTCGGCGCGGGTGCGGGAGGGAGAGCCCTGGTACGAGGCGGCGCGGGCCTTCGCCAAGCTCGCCTCGGAGCGCGGCGGCGCGCTGGCGCCGGGCGATCTCGGGCGCGACCACGTCATCGCCACCGGCGGCGGGCCGGGCATCATGGAAGCCGCCAATCGCGGTGCGACGGAGGCCGGCGCGCTCTCGATCGGCTTCAACATCACGCTTCCGCATGAGCAGGAGCCCAACGCCTGGTCGACACCGGATCTGACCTTCCGCTTCCATTATTTCGCGATGCGCAAGATGCATCTGGCGATGCGGGCAGCCGCACTGGTGGTCTTCCCCGGCGGCTTCGGCACGCTCGACGAACTCTTCGAGATCTTGACGCTGGTGCAGACCGGCAAGATGCGCCCCGTCCCGATCGTGCTCTACGACCGCGCCTACTGGCAGGCGTTGCTGAACCTCGAGGTGATGGCGCAGGCCGGGCTGATCCGGGCGCAGGACCTCGCCCTCTTCGCCTATGCCGATACGCCGGAGGAGGCCTATGCCCGCATCGTCGAGGGCGCGGGCGACAACTGGCGCCCGGCGACGGAGGATGGCGTGCAGACTTAG
- a CDS encoding SCO family protein: MRASPTRRALLAGLAAGWSLPALAQHHGHAGHAAASPRPDPLAGRFGGPFSLVDHSGKAVSDGDFRGRFMLVYFGFTRCTDTCPIDLPTIAQALDGLGPLADRVAPLFVTVDPAHDTPAVLAAYVGAFHPRLIGLTGSEAQIAAVAKAYKVHRRKLTLPHHGPGEHSVDHGSLTYLMDRDGRFLTLLPHNTGADRMVAVLRSYLA, translated from the coding sequence ATGCGGGCAAGCCCGACGCGACGCGCTCTGCTGGCCGGGCTCGCCGCCGGCTGGAGCCTGCCGGCGCTGGCGCAGCATCACGGCCATGCCGGGCACGCCGCGGCCTCCCCCCGGCCCGATCCGCTGGCGGGGCGGTTCGGCGGGCCGTTCTCGCTGGTGGACCACAGCGGCAAGGCCGTCAGCGACGGCGACTTCCGTGGGCGCTTCATGCTGGTCTATTTCGGCTTCACCCGCTGCACCGACACCTGCCCGATCGACCTGCCGACGATCGCGCAGGCGCTGGACGGGCTCGGCCCGCTGGCGGATCGCGTCGCGCCGCTCTTCGTCACCGTCGATCCCGCCCATGACACGCCCGCCGTGCTGGCGGCCTATGTCGGCGCCTTCCATCCCCGCCTGATCGGGCTGACCGGCAGCGAGGCGCAGATCGCCGCGGTGGCGAAGGCCTACAAGGTCCACCGGCGCAAGCTGACGCTGCCGCATCACGGCCCCGGCGAGCACAGCGTCGACCATGGCTCGCTGACCTATCTGATGGACCGCGACGGGCGTTTCCTGACGCTGCTGCCGCACAACACCGGCGCGGATCGGATGGTGGCGGTGCTGCGTTCCTATCTGGCGTAG